The following coding sequences lie in one Saccharopolyspora hordei genomic window:
- a CDS encoding DUF779 domain-containing protein, with product MGRVDVTPEAAAQVRRLRARHGPVMFHQSGGCCDGSAPMCYPAGEFRTGAADVHLGDLVVDGVDEPVPVWMSRAQFEYWKHTHLTIDLVPGRGSGFSLEAPDGVRFLIRSRLLTDEEWAALGDG from the coding sequence ATGGGCCGAGTGGACGTCACCCCGGAGGCGGCGGCGCAGGTCCGCCGCCTCCGGGCGCGGCACGGGCCGGTCATGTTCCACCAGTCCGGTGGCTGCTGCGACGGCAGCGCGCCGATGTGCTACCCGGCGGGCGAGTTCCGCACCGGCGCGGCCGACGTGCACCTGGGTGACCTGGTGGTGGACGGCGTCGACGAGCCCGTCCCGGTGTGGATGTCGCGCGCGCAGTTCGAGTACTGGAAGCACACCCACCTCACGATCGACCTGGTGCCCGGCCGGGGCAGCGGGTTCTCGCTGGAGGCGCCCGACGGCGTCCGGTTCCTCATCCGGTCCCGCCTGCTCACCGACGAGGAGTGGGCGGCGCTGGGCGACGGCTGA
- the exaC gene encoding acetaldehyde dehydrogenase ExaC → MARYAAPGTPGSVVEFRSRYDHFIGGEHVAPAGGEYFTNPTPVTGQDFTEVARGTAADVERALDAAEGAAPAWGRTSPAERASTLLRIADRMEQNLERLAVAESWDNGKPIRETLAADIPLAIDHFRYFAGALRAQEGAISQIDDNTVAYHFHEPLGVVGQIIPWNFPLLMATWKLAPALAAGNAVVLKPAEQTPASIHVLLDLIADLLPAGVVNVVNGFGVEAGKPLAASPRVRKVAFTGETTTGRLILQYASENIIPVTLELGGKSPNIFFADVAAERDAFYDKALEGFTMFALNQGEVCTCPSRALVQDDIYEDFLAEAVARTEQVKQGHPLDTETQIGAQASNDQLEKILSYIDIGKAEGATVRTGGHRVELEGELAGGYYVAPTIFEGRNEQRIFQEEIFGPVVSVTRFQDYDDAMKIANDTLYGLGAGVWSRDGNTAYRAGRDIQAGRVWVNNYHAYPAHAAFGGYKQSGIGRETHKMMLEHYQQTKNLLVSYSENAQGFF, encoded by the coding sequence ATGGCACGGTACGCAGCCCCGGGGACGCCGGGCTCGGTGGTGGAGTTCCGCTCCCGCTACGACCACTTCATCGGCGGCGAGCACGTCGCCCCGGCCGGGGGCGAGTACTTCACCAACCCGACCCCGGTCACCGGCCAGGACTTCACCGAGGTCGCCCGCGGCACCGCGGCGGACGTCGAACGCGCCCTGGACGCCGCCGAAGGCGCCGCGCCGGCGTGGGGCCGCACGTCGCCCGCCGAGCGGGCGTCCACCCTGCTGCGCATCGCCGACCGGATGGAGCAGAACCTGGAGCGGCTGGCGGTCGCGGAGAGCTGGGACAACGGCAAGCCGATCCGCGAGACGCTGGCCGCCGACATCCCGCTGGCCATCGACCACTTCCGGTACTTCGCCGGTGCGCTGCGCGCCCAGGAGGGCGCGATCTCGCAGATCGACGACAACACCGTCGCCTACCACTTCCACGAACCGCTCGGCGTGGTCGGCCAGATCATCCCGTGGAACTTCCCGCTGCTGATGGCGACCTGGAAGCTGGCGCCCGCGCTGGCCGCCGGCAACGCGGTGGTGCTCAAGCCCGCCGAGCAGACCCCGGCGTCGATCCACGTGCTGCTGGACCTGATCGCCGACCTGCTGCCCGCCGGGGTGGTCAACGTGGTCAACGGCTTCGGCGTGGAAGCGGGCAAGCCGCTGGCCGCCAGCCCGCGGGTGCGCAAGGTGGCCTTCACCGGCGAGACCACGACCGGTCGGCTGATCCTGCAGTACGCCAGCGAGAACATCATCCCGGTCACGCTGGAGCTCGGCGGCAAGAGCCCGAACATCTTCTTCGCCGACGTCGCCGCGGAGCGGGACGCCTTCTACGACAAGGCGCTCGAGGGCTTCACCATGTTCGCGCTCAACCAGGGCGAGGTGTGCACCTGCCCGTCGCGGGCGCTGGTGCAGGACGACATCTACGAGGACTTCCTCGCCGAGGCGGTGGCGCGCACCGAGCAGGTCAAGCAGGGCCACCCGCTGGACACCGAGACCCAGATCGGCGCGCAGGCCAGCAACGACCAGCTGGAGAAGATCCTGTCCTACATCGACATCGGCAAGGCCGAGGGCGCGACGGTGCGCACCGGTGGCCACCGGGTCGAGCTGGAGGGCGAGCTGGCCGGCGGCTACTACGTCGCGCCGACCATCTTCGAGGGGCGCAACGAGCAGCGGATCTTCCAGGAGGAGATCTTCGGCCCGGTCGTGTCCGTCACGCGGTTCCAGGACTACGACGACGCGATGAAGATCGCCAACGACACGCTCTACGGCCTCGGCGCCGGGGTGTGGTCCCGCGACGGCAACACCGCCTACCGCGCCGGGCGCGACATCCAGGCGGGCCGGGTGTGGGTGAACAACTACCACGCCTACCCGGCGCACGCGGCCTTCGGCGGCTACAAGCAGTCCGGCATCGGCCGCGAGACCCACAAGATGATGCTGGAGCACTACCAGCAGACCAAGAACCTCCTGGTCAGCTACTCGGAGAACGCCCAGGGGTTCTTCTGA